One region of Mucilaginibacter sp. 14171R-50 genomic DNA includes:
- a CDS encoding alpha/beta fold hydrolase — protein sequence MKKLLLSSIIALCCSLTLYAQQPEGKFFTSFDGTKIYYEVKGDGYPVILVHGFTGTSQGWKHGSLYTALLQDGYKVVILDQRGNGLSDKPHTDAGYANDAEAKDIMALATSLGFKKYAVVGYSRGSIITSRLMVLDKRVDKAVMGGMGADYTNPAWPRRIHAYQALMGDTTIHDVDDMMVWIRKNNFDTLALAFQQKHQPSTSKQELAKVKIPVLLIDGTEDNTNGDVSILQKMIPRSKIVSVPGNHNNAANTIQFASAIINFLK from the coding sequence ATGAAAAAGCTATTATTATCATCAATTATCGCCCTTTGCTGCAGCTTAACCCTTTATGCGCAGCAGCCCGAAGGCAAATTCTTTACATCGTTTGATGGCACAAAAATTTACTACGAGGTAAAGGGAGATGGCTACCCGGTGATATTGGTGCATGGGTTTACCGGCACCAGCCAGGGATGGAAGCATGGCAGCCTGTACACTGCCCTGCTCCAGGATGGTTACAAGGTGGTTATACTGGACCAAAGGGGTAACGGTTTGTCTGATAAGCCCCACACCGATGCCGGTTATGCCAATGATGCCGAGGCAAAAGATATAATGGCGCTGGCTACCAGCCTGGGCTTTAAAAAGTATGCCGTGGTGGGTTACTCGCGCGGTTCTATTATCACTTCGCGGTTGATGGTGCTTGATAAACGTGTAGATAAAGCTGTTATGGGCGGCATGGGTGCCGATTATACCAACCCGGCGTGGCCAAGAAGGATACATGCCTACCAAGCCCTGATGGGTGATACAACCATACATGATGTGGATGACATGATGGTATGGATACGTAAAAACAATTTTGATACCCTGGCGCTGGCCTTTCAGCAAAAACACCAGCCCAGCACCAGCAAACAGGAGCTTGCAAAAGTTAAAATACCCGTACTGCTTATTGATGGCACAGAAGATAATACGAACGGCGATGTAAGCATCCTGCAAAAAATGATACCGCGATCAAAAATAGTGAGCGTACCCGGAAACCATAATAATGCAGCCAATACTATACAATTCGCATCGGCTATCATTAATTTCCTCAAATAA
- a CDS encoding NAD(P)-dependent oxidoreductase: protein MTNTTKIGWIGLGLMGNPMSQQLLKAGYPITVYNRHKDKEAGLTQQGAATASTPKELLQQTDIVIIMVTDDKAIREIFEGENGLLQADVSNKVIINMSTVSPGINKEMAERCRQQGNHLLDAPVSGSVKQAETAQLVITTGGDTDVFEQVKPILEKLGKMVTNVGTVGSGNAAKLAINTLLSFYTQGLAEAVILAKNNGIEPETLLNLLSNTAIGNPYSKLKGEAIVNNNFKAAFTLKNIVKDLQLSRDIGLDTPLGQTALKTFEDASARFGDEDLIAIYKHLDK from the coding sequence ATGACAAATACAACAAAGATAGGTTGGATCGGCCTGGGCCTGATGGGCAACCCCATGTCGCAGCAATTGTTAAAGGCAGGTTATCCGATAACGGTTTATAACCGCCATAAGGATAAAGAAGCCGGATTGACACAGCAGGGCGCCGCCACGGCATCAACCCCAAAGGAGTTGCTGCAGCAAACGGATATAGTTATTATTATGGTGACCGATGATAAGGCCATCCGGGAAATATTTGAGGGCGAAAACGGTTTGTTACAGGCTGATGTAAGCAATAAAGTGATCATTAACATGAGCACCGTATCGCCTGGCATTAACAAAGAAATGGCTGAACGGTGCAGGCAACAGGGTAACCATTTGCTTGATGCGCCGGTATCTGGCAGTGTTAAACAGGCCGAGACCGCCCAACTGGTAATAACGACTGGGGGCGACACCGACGTTTTTGAACAGGTAAAACCTATATTGGAAAAACTTGGCAAAATGGTAACAAATGTGGGCACTGTAGGCTCAGGCAACGCGGCCAAATTAGCTATCAACACCCTGCTGAGCTTTTACACCCAGGGGTTGGCCGAAGCGGTTATCCTGGCAAAAAACAACGGCATTGAACCCGAAACTTTACTGAACCTTTTGAGTAATACTGCCATTGGCAACCCTTATAGCAAACTAAAAGGCGAGGCTATTGTCAACAACAACTTTAAAGCCGCTTTTACGCTTAAAAATATAGTTAAGGACCTGCAGTTATCAAGGGATATCGGTCTCGATACACCGTTGGGACAAACGGCACTAAAGACATTTGAAGATGCCAGCGCCAGGTTTGGCGACGAAGATCTGATAGCCATCTATAAGCATCTGGACAAATAA
- a CDS encoding TldD/PmbA family protein yields MRRRDFIYLTGFGAGAMMLPSLDGFGKNIDAQQALEGVDVRIKKELADAGLNAAKGAGASYADVRIGRYLNQFVITRENRVLNVANTESYGVGIRVIANGCWGFAATNEVTKEGIAKTAKRAVAVAKANAKLGSAPVQLAPQKGYGEVSWKTPIEKNAFEVPIKEKVDLLLGANAAAISTGADFVNSMIFAVNEQKYFASTDGSYIDQDIHRIYPNFTVTKRDVAQNAFETRRSLSSPMGMGYEYLIPSASEKVTGITTRYKKRYDMLEDIKYATKQAAEKISSKSVDPGKYDLVLDPSHLWLTIHESVGHPTELDRVLGYEANFAGTSFLTLDKWKSGKFNFGSKQVNIVGDKTQVGSLGAVGYDDEGVACKKWDIIKDGTLVNYQAIRDQAHIIGLKESQGCCYAQSWQDVQFQRMPNVSLQPGKAALSVDDMIKNVEKGIYIIGDGSFSIDQQRYNFQFGGQLFYEIKDGKIAGMLNNVAYQANTQEFWNSCAQVCDDRDYRLGGSFNDGKGQPSQSSAVSHGSSTARFNGVNVINTKRKIG; encoded by the coding sequence TTGAGAAGAAGAGACTTTATTTACTTAACGGGCTTTGGCGCCGGGGCTATGATGCTGCCGTCGTTAGATGGCTTTGGTAAAAACATTGATGCGCAGCAGGCACTTGAGGGTGTTGATGTACGCATTAAAAAAGAGCTGGCCGACGCGGGCCTTAACGCCGCGAAAGGTGCTGGTGCAAGCTACGCTGATGTGCGCATTGGCCGCTACTTAAACCAGTTTGTAATAACCCGCGAAAACCGGGTGCTAAATGTAGCCAACACCGAATCGTACGGAGTGGGCATCCGCGTTATAGCCAACGGCTGCTGGGGTTTTGCCGCTACAAACGAGGTAACTAAAGAAGGTATTGCCAAAACCGCTAAACGTGCAGTTGCTGTTGCCAAGGCCAACGCCAAGTTAGGCAGCGCGCCGGTACAGCTTGCCCCGCAAAAAGGCTACGGCGAGGTAAGCTGGAAAACCCCTATCGAAAAAAATGCTTTTGAGGTACCTATTAAGGAAAAGGTTGACTTGCTGCTGGGCGCCAATGCCGCGGCTATTTCAACCGGTGCCGATTTTGTAAACTCCATGATATTTGCGGTGAACGAGCAAAAGTATTTTGCATCTACCGATGGCTCGTATATCGACCAGGATATTCATCGTATTTACCCCAACTTTACCGTTACAAAAAGAGATGTGGCGCAAAATGCTTTTGAAACACGCCGCTCTTTAAGTTCCCCCATGGGTATGGGTTATGAATACTTGATCCCTTCTGCATCTGAAAAGGTCACCGGTATTACCACCCGCTATAAAAAGCGCTATGATATGCTGGAGGATATAAAATATGCCACCAAACAAGCTGCAGAAAAGATCTCCTCAAAGTCTGTCGACCCGGGTAAATATGACCTGGTGCTCGATCCGAGCCACCTTTGGTTGACCATTCATGAATCGGTAGGGCACCCAACCGAGTTGGACCGAGTGCTGGGCTACGAGGCCAACTTTGCCGGTACCAGTTTCCTTACGTTGGATAAATGGAAAAGCGGCAAATTCAACTTCGGCAGCAAACAGGTAAATATCGTTGGCGATAAAACGCAGGTGGGCTCGCTCGGCGCCGTGGGTTATGATGACGAAGGCGTCGCCTGTAAAAAATGGGATATTATTAAAGACGGCACCCTGGTAAATTACCAGGCCATTCGCGACCAGGCACATATCATCGGGCTTAAGGAATCGCAGGGGTGCTGCTACGCGCAAAGCTGGCAGGATGTGCAGTTTCAGCGTATGCCGAACGTATCATTACAGCCCGGCAAGGCCGCGCTAAGCGTTGATGATATGATCAAAAATGTTGAAAAAGGGATTTACATCATTGGCGACGGTTCATTCTCTATCGACCAGCAGCGCTACAATTTCCAGTTTGGCGGGCAGCTATTTTACGAGATAAAAGACGGTAAAATTGCAGGTATGCTTAATAATGTAGCTTACCAGGCCAACACCCAGGAGTTCTGGAACTCATGCGCACAGGTATGCGACGACCGCGATTACCGTTTGGGCGGATCGTTTAACGACGGAAAGGGACAGCCAAGCCAAAGCAGCGCGGTATCACATGGCTCATCAACAGCAAGGTTTAACGGTGTTAATGTAATCAACACCAAAAGAAAGATCGGATAA
- a CDS encoding phosphotransferase, whose protein sequence is MRNFPVSSSILSATHIGLFLQDKYGFATHAICKLLKTGINHSYLLTDGRSKHVFRLYSLSWRRHTEITEELRLLNLLRDAGVSVSYPVKDKADAYIQQLNAPEGTRFGVLFSFAEGEKLLNFDASMHFKVGETMARIHQVTHNIQLQRVNYTPQVLLIDAFEKLKGFLSSDTEEMQWMVSTQKYLLNEISRADTNQLRKGVTHMDIWFDNFNITREGNVTLFDFDFCGNGWLCYDIAYYILQLHSTEKVEAERDGKQKSFLTGYQSVTPISAEEMRLLPALGVSMYFFYLGIQCERFDNWSNVFLNETYLKRYINLLVKKYFHENVLKGNNVN, encoded by the coding sequence ATGCGAAATTTCCCTGTTAGCAGTTCAATCCTTTCGGCCACTCATATTGGTTTATTTTTGCAAGATAAGTATGGCTTTGCTACGCACGCTATCTGCAAATTGCTTAAAACCGGCATCAATCATAGCTATTTACTAACAGATGGGCGTAGCAAACATGTTTTTAGATTATACAGCCTAAGCTGGCGTAGACACACGGAAATAACAGAAGAACTAAGGTTGTTGAATCTGCTTCGCGATGCCGGCGTTTCAGTTTCCTACCCTGTAAAAGACAAGGCTGATGCATATATCCAGCAATTGAATGCGCCCGAAGGCACACGTTTTGGTGTACTGTTTTCTTTTGCCGAAGGAGAAAAGCTGCTGAATTTTGATGCCAGTATGCATTTTAAAGTTGGCGAAACAATGGCCCGCATACACCAGGTAACACACAATATCCAATTGCAAAGGGTTAACTATACACCCCAGGTTTTACTGATAGATGCTTTTGAGAAATTGAAAGGTTTTTTATCAAGCGATACCGAAGAAATGCAATGGATGGTATCAACGCAAAAATATCTTTTGAACGAGATTAGCAGAGCCGACACCAACCAATTAAGAAAAGGCGTAACGCACATGGATATCTGGTTCGATAATTTTAACATCACCAGAGAGGGTAACGTTACGCTGTTCGATTTTGATTTTTGCGGCAATGGCTGGCTTTGTTATGATATTGCTTACTATATTTTGCAGTTGCACAGCACCGAAAAGGTTGAAGCCGAACGCGACGGTAAGCAAAAAAGCTTTTTAACCGGGTACCAATCCGTAACGCCAATAAGCGCCGAAGAGATGCGCCTGTTACCGGCGCTTGGGGTAAGCATGTATTTTTTTTACCTGGGCATACAGTGCGAGCGGTTTGATAATTGGTCGAACGTGTTTTTAAACGAAACGTATTTAAAACGTTATATTAATTTGCTGGTAAAAAAATACTTCCACGAAAACGTTCTGAAGGGTAATAATGTTAATTAG
- the dnaK gene encoding molecular chaperone DnaK, which produces MSKIIGIDLGTTNSCVAVMEGNEPVVIANSEGKRTTPSVVAFVNDGERKVGDPAKRQAITNPTKTIYSIKRFMGNQFNEVTNEVGRVPYKVVKGDNNTPRVEIGDRKYTPQEISAMILQKMKKTAEDFLGTEVTEAVITVPAYFNDAQRQATKEAGEIAGLKVRRIINEPTAAALAYGLDKAHKDMKIVVFDCGGGTHDVSVLELGDGVFEVKSTDGDTHLGGDDFDQVIIDWMADEFKSDEGVDLRKDPMALQRLKESAEKAKIELSSSTQTEINLPYITAGAEGPKHLVKTLSRAKFEQLADSLIKRTIEPCKTALKNAGYSTSDIDEIILVGGSTRIPAIQDAVQKFFGKAPSKGVNPDEVVAIGAAIQGGVLTGEVKDVLLLDVTPLSLGIETMGGVMTKLIESNTTIPTKKSETFSTASDSQPSVEIHILQGERPMASGNRTIGRFHLDGIPPAPRGVPQIEVTFDIDANGILHVSAKDKATGKEQKIRIEASSGLTDAEIKKMKDEAEANADADRKAKEEVEKLNSADALIFSTEKQLKEYGDKIPADKKGAIEAGLEKLKTAYSAKDLAAIEPAQEELNAAWTAASEDMYKASAEAGQQPGADAGQAGGGQPEGGADNVTDVDFEEVK; this is translated from the coding sequence ATGTCTAAAATAATTGGAATTGACTTAGGAACAACAAACTCCTGCGTAGCAGTAATGGAAGGTAACGAACCTGTAGTTATTGCTAACAGCGAGGGAAAACGTACTACGCCATCCGTTGTAGCTTTTGTTAACGATGGCGAGCGTAAAGTGGGCGACCCTGCAAAGCGCCAGGCCATCACAAACCCTACAAAAACCATCTATTCTATAAAACGCTTTATGGGTAACCAGTTTAACGAGGTTACCAACGAAGTTGGCCGTGTGCCATACAAAGTTGTTAAGGGCGACAATAACACACCGCGTGTTGAAATTGGCGACCGTAAATATACCCCTCAAGAAATTTCGGCAATGATCCTTCAGAAAATGAAGAAAACCGCCGAAGACTTTTTGGGTACCGAAGTTACCGAAGCGGTTATTACCGTTCCGGCTTATTTTAACGATGCACAGCGCCAGGCAACAAAAGAAGCCGGCGAGATCGCGGGTTTAAAAGTTCGCCGTATTATAAACGAGCCTACTGCTGCTGCGCTTGCCTACGGCTTAGACAAAGCACACAAGGATATGAAAATTGTGGTGTTTGACTGCGGTGGCGGTACGCATGACGTATCTGTACTGGAGTTAGGCGACGGCGTGTTCGAAGTAAAATCAACCGATGGTGATACCCACCTTGGTGGTGACGACTTTGACCAGGTAATTATCGACTGGATGGCTGATGAGTTTAAGAGCGACGAAGGTGTTGACCTGCGTAAAGACCCAATGGCTTTACAACGCTTAAAAGAATCGGCCGAAAAAGCGAAGATCGAGTTATCAAGCTCTACACAAACCGAAATTAACCTGCCCTATATTACAGCAGGTGCCGAAGGCCCAAAACACCTGGTTAAAACTTTGAGCCGCGCAAAATTTGAGCAACTGGCCGACAGCCTGATCAAACGTACTATCGAGCCTTGTAAAACTGCATTGAAAAATGCAGGGTACAGCACTTCTGATATCGACGAGATCATACTGGTGGGCGGTTCAACCCGTATACCTGCAATACAGGATGCAGTACAAAAATTCTTCGGTAAAGCGCCTTCAAAAGGTGTTAACCCTGATGAAGTTGTTGCCATTGGTGCAGCTATACAAGGTGGTGTATTAACCGGCGAAGTTAAAGATGTGTTGCTGTTAGATGTTACCCCGCTTTCATTAGGTATCGAAACTATGGGTGGTGTAATGACCAAACTGATCGAGTCGAACACAACTATCCCAACCAAAAAATCAGAAACTTTCTCAACCGCCAGCGATAGCCAGCCATCAGTTGAGATACATATATTACAGGGCGAGCGCCCAATGGCATCGGGTAACCGTACCATAGGCCGTTTCCACCTGGATGGTATACCACCTGCGCCTCGCGGCGTGCCTCAGATCGAGGTAACCTTTGATATCGATGCCAATGGTATATTACATGTATCGGCAAAAGATAAAGCTACCGGCAAAGAGCAGAAGATCCGTATCGAAGCGTCATCAGGCTTAACCGATGCCGAGATCAAAAAGATGAAGGATGAGGCCGAAGCAAACGCTGATGCCGACAGAAAAGCAAAAGAAGAGGTTGAAAAACTGAACTCTGCTGATGCCCTGATCTTCAGCACCGAAAAACAATTGAAAGAGTACGGTGACAAGATACCTGCCGATAAAAAAGGCGCTATCGAAGCCGGCCTTGAGAAATTGAAAACAGCTTACTCGGCTAAAGACCTTGCAGCTATTGAGCCCGCACAGGAAGAACTGAACGCCGCGTGGACCGCTGCATCTGAAGATATGTACAAAGCGTCTGCCGAGGCAGGTCAGCAACCCGGTGCCGACGCAGGTCAGGCCGGTGGCGGCCAACCCGAAGGCGGCGCCGATAACGTAACAGATGTAGATTTTGAAGAGGTAAAATAA
- a CDS encoding response regulator: protein MVKRILVLDDNQDILDIVHETLTYENFEVKSTGESKNVMPLLEDFNPNLVILDYRVAGTNGGELCRNIKAHPKFSDVPVIIFSAYVNREADLYAYGCDAIINKPFDLTELVEKVNNLIA, encoded by the coding sequence ATGGTAAAGCGCATTTTAGTATTGGATGACAACCAGGATATCCTCGACATTGTCCATGAAACACTCACCTACGAAAATTTTGAGGTGAAAAGCACAGGCGAAAGCAAAAATGTTATGCCGCTGCTGGAGGATTTTAACCCCAACCTGGTTATACTGGACTACCGCGTGGCGGGCACTAACGGCGGCGAGCTATGCCGCAACATAAAAGCGCACCCTAAATTCAGCGATGTGCCGGTAATTATATTTTCGGCTTACGTTAACCGCGAGGCCGACCTGTATGCCTACGGTTGCGATGCCATCATTAATAAGCCATTTGATTTAACGGAGCTGGTTGAGAAGGTGAATAATTTGATCGCGTAG
- the ispG gene encoding (E)-4-hydroxy-3-methylbut-2-enyl-diphosphate synthase has protein sequence MNADAVKMLPGRYCNSLTDYSRFVTREVAIGDIPMGGSNPIRIQSMTTTDTMDTMGTVEQTIRMVNAGCEYVRITAPSIKEANNLAEIKKQLRMRGYNVPLVADIHFTPNAAEVAARIVEKVRVNPGNYADKKKFDQIEYTDLEYRAELERIFQKFTPLVKICKEYGTAMRIGTNHGSLSDRIMSRYGDTPQGMVESAMEFIRMCETLGYYSLVVSMKSSNPQVMVQAYRLLVQTMVAEGMNYPLHLGVTEAGDGEDGRIKSAVGIGTLLEDGLGDTVRVSLTEEPEAEAPVAIALVKRYTERSQKSKVESRKSTQDLELQASDLRHSPYEYKKRDTYEANAFIGGHMVPRVVIDLSRANLKDPAVMNDAGYLYSPLLDKYNMAEQSVDFVYLGDSLPSFTLPGNLKQLYNYNTWQKLTNKTLCHPLFTLHEYIAADANRTSALNLIRIKSADLHTEAFGLIPLDKSLVFVLETDEPHGMADQRAFFLKLQEMELDIPVIIKRSYAFADHRPWTMDHGQIDLTSDLQLYAAPDLGALLIDGFGDGIWIDAPQVATGVITSTAFGILQATRSRISKTEYISCPSCGRTLFDLMVTTQMIRSRTSHLKGLKIGIMGCIVNGPGEMADADYGYVGSGTDKVTLYRGQQAVKKNINSANALDELIGIIKEDGNWIEPAE, from the coding sequence ATGAATGCTGATGCCGTTAAGATGCTGCCAGGCCGTTATTGTAACTCACTGACCGATTATTCGCGTTTTGTAACCCGCGAGGTAGCTATCGGTGATATACCAATGGGCGGTAGCAACCCTATCCGCATCCAGAGCATGACCACCACCGATACCATGGATACCATGGGCACTGTGGAGCAAACCATCCGTATGGTTAATGCCGGCTGCGAGTATGTGCGCATTACCGCGCCCAGCATAAAAGAAGCAAACAATCTTGCCGAAATAAAAAAACAACTGCGCATGCGCGGCTATAACGTCCCGCTGGTTGCCGATATACATTTTACCCCCAATGCTGCCGAAGTGGCCGCCCGGATAGTAGAAAAAGTACGCGTTAACCCCGGTAATTATGCCGATAAAAAGAAATTTGACCAAATAGAATATACCGACCTGGAATACCGGGCCGAGTTGGAACGTATCTTCCAGAAATTTACACCCCTGGTAAAAATATGTAAGGAATACGGCACTGCCATGCGTATCGGAACCAACCATGGGTCGCTGAGCGACCGCATTATGAGCCGTTATGGCGATACCCCGCAGGGCATGGTAGAGAGCGCGATGGAGTTTATCCGCATGTGCGAAACGCTTGGCTATTACAGTTTGGTGGTGAGCATGAAAAGCAGCAACCCACAGGTAATGGTGCAAGCTTACCGTCTATTAGTGCAAACTATGGTAGCCGAAGGTATGAACTACCCTTTGCACCTGGGCGTTACCGAAGCCGGCGACGGCGAGGACGGCCGCATAAAATCTGCCGTAGGGATAGGCACTTTACTGGAAGATGGCCTGGGCGATACCGTTCGGGTGTCGCTCACCGAAGAACCCGAAGCCGAAGCGCCGGTGGCTATTGCGTTAGTGAAACGCTACACTGAGCGAAGTCAAAAGTCGAAAGTCGAAAGTCGAAAGTCGACTCAAGACTTAGAACTTCAGGCTTCAGACTTAAGACATTCCCCATACGAATACAAAAAACGCGACACCTACGAAGCCAACGCCTTTATAGGCGGGCACATGGTGCCCAGGGTGGTGATAGACCTGTCGCGGGCTAATTTGAAAGACCCGGCAGTAATGAACGATGCAGGTTACCTGTATTCGCCTTTACTGGATAAGTATAACATGGCCGAGCAGTCAGTAGATTTTGTTTACTTGGGCGATAGTTTGCCATCATTTACTTTGCCGGGTAATCTTAAGCAACTATATAATTACAATACCTGGCAAAAGCTTACCAATAAAACACTTTGCCACCCGCTATTTACTTTGCATGAATATATAGCTGCGGATGCTAACCGCACATCAGCTTTAAACCTCATCCGCATTAAAAGTGCCGACCTGCATACCGAAGCTTTCGGGTTGATACCACTTGATAAGTCGCTGGTTTTTGTGCTGGAAACAGATGAGCCCCACGGGATGGCTGACCAGCGTGCTTTTTTCTTGAAATTACAGGAAATGGAACTGGATATCCCGGTTATCATAAAGAGGAGTTATGCTTTTGCAGACCATAGACCATGGACCATGGACCATGGTCAAATTGATCTCACATCTGATTTGCAACTTTACGCTGCTCCCGACTTAGGCGCTTTGCTGATCGATGGCTTTGGCGATGGTATCTGGATAGATGCGCCGCAAGTGGCAACAGGCGTTATTACTTCAACCGCGTTTGGCATATTGCAGGCAACCCGTTCGCGTATTTCTAAAACAGAATATATATCATGCCCAAGCTGTGGCCGAACATTGTTTGACCTGATGGTAACCACGCAAATGATCCGCAGCCGTACCAGTCATTTAAAAGGATTGAAGATTGGCATAATGGGCTGTATTGTAAACGGACCGGGCGAAATGGCCGACGCAGATTATGGCTACGTAGGTTCGGGTACCGATAAGGTAACGCTATATCGCGGGCAGCAAGCCGTAAAGAAAAATATTAACTCTGCCAATGCGCTTGATGAGCTTATCGGCATTATTAAAGAGGACGGCAACTGGATAGAGCCTGCAGAGTAG
- a CDS encoding TldD/PmbA family protein: MPIYTKEQAQALLKKVLSYSKAEECEVNLGGSEGGNVRYALNAVSTAGDISTVGLSVTSVYGKKAGSATIDQFDDASLERVVRRSEELAQLAPENSEYMPMLGPSDFKEAITYNANTAAMTPESRAEMVGKSLEVTRQAKLFAAGFLENSTGFSAVMNSKGLFAYNKSSDVTFSVTTRNEGGTISGYAARGFTDVSKLDTASATRVACMKANASAGARAIEPGKYTVILEPVAATYMLENMFRFDARSAEEGRSFLSKKGGGTRLGEQLVDPKVTIYSDPFNPDLPGSTWGGDGQPREKTVWIDKGVVKNLSYSRFWAQKKGVAPLPGPSNIIMEGGDATLEDLIKSTEKGILVSRLWYIRMVDPQSLLLTGLTRDGTFYIENGKIMFPVKNFRFNESPVIMLNNLEALGKTERSISVESYRSYMIPPMKIRDFTFSSLSDAV; encoded by the coding sequence ATGCCTATATATACTAAAGAACAAGCACAGGCTTTATTAAAGAAGGTGCTCAGCTATTCAAAAGCGGAGGAGTGTGAAGTAAACCTTGGCGGCAGCGAAGGCGGGAATGTACGTTACGCGCTTAACGCGGTTTCAACCGCCGGCGATATCAGCACAGTTGGCCTTAGCGTAACCTCGGTTTATGGCAAAAAAGCAGGCTCGGCCACTATCGACCAGTTTGACGATGCTTCGTTAGAGCGTGTTGTGCGCCGGTCGGAAGAGTTGGCGCAGCTGGCCCCCGAAAATTCGGAATACATGCCGATGTTGGGCCCATCCGATTTTAAAGAAGCGATAACATACAATGCAAATACCGCCGCCATGACGCCCGAAAGCCGTGCCGAAATGGTGGGTAAAAGCTTAGAGGTTACCAGGCAAGCTAAACTGTTTGCGGCAGGCTTCCTCGAAAACTCCACTGGTTTTAGCGCGGTTATGAACTCGAAAGGGTTATTTGCCTATAACAAAAGCAGTGATGTCACCTTCTCTGTTACTACCCGTAACGAGGGCGGCACCATATCCGGCTATGCGGCCCGCGGTTTTACCGACGTATCTAAACTGGATACCGCCTCGGCAACGCGCGTGGCTTGTATGAAAGCCAATGCTTCGGCCGGCGCAAGAGCTATTGAGCCGGGGAAATATACCGTGATACTGGAGCCTGTTGCGGCTACCTATATGCTCGAAAATATGTTCCGTTTTGATGCGCGAAGCGCTGAAGAAGGCCGTAGCTTTTTAAGTAAAAAAGGCGGCGGCACCCGTTTGGGCGAACAACTGGTGGACCCTAAGGTGACCATTTACTCTGATCCGTTCAATCCCGACCTGCCAGGCTCAACATGGGGAGGCGACGGACAACCACGCGAAAAAACCGTTTGGATTGACAAGGGCGTAGTAAAAAATCTTTCGTACTCGCGCTTTTGGGCGCAGAAAAAAGGCGTAGCACCTTTGCCCGGCCCAAGCAATATAATTATGGAAGGCGGCGATGCTACCCTGGAAGACCTGATAAAAAGCACCGAAAAAGGCATCCTGGTTTCGAGGTTATGGTACATCCGCATGGTCGATCCGCAATCGCTGCTGTTAACCGGGCTTACCCGCGACGGTACGTTTTATATCGAGAACGGCAAGATCATGTTCCCGGTAAAAAACTTCAGGTTTAACGAGAGCCCGGTGATTATGCTGAACAACCTGGAAGCCCTTGGCAAAACAGAACGCAGCATAAGCGTAGAAAGCTACCGCAGCTACATGATACCGCCTATGAAAATACGCGACTTTACCTTCAGTTCGCTGTCAGACGCGGTTTAA